DNA from Ziziphus jujuba cultivar Dongzao chromosome 2, ASM3175591v1:
TCTTTTAACATCCATGATATCAGAAATACTATGGAGTTGAAGGATGGGGAAGGAAACAATGTTCTACACATCGCCACCGCTGCTAAACAACCCAGGGTAAATAtatgcctttcttttttttctttttttttctttttttttttgggttttccctTAATTTCCTagttacatataaaatataatttattttacatttaattaaaaaaaataccatataaTTGGTATTTACCAAATCAACCAGACAAATGATGAAACTCTTTCAGCCTAGCTGTCCAATCAAGTGCTATTCAAGTTACCATATTTATCCATCaaatttcaataacaaatatttCCCTTCATTTGAATGTTTCGAATCTATAAATTTTAGATGTAAGGCcaactttattttatattattgattaatttacgTACCCAGAAagtgtatttatttttcttaacaaaTTACTCAAGCCTATGGTAAGTGAAACCCAATATAACGCCCACATAATAGTGTCACCTTCTatccaatatttatttatagatgTTTAATGCTCTGTATTTTACATTTGACAGATGAACTAAACTTATGTGCATGTATTGGATCCTCAGGTAGTTAAGTTGTTACTCGAGAGCAAAATTGATGTAAATGCCAGGAATTCGAAAGGTTTGACTGCTCTTGACATCTCAGATCCACACAACAGAGAGGTTAGAGAAAGTCTGCTCCATAGCAGAGCTTTAAGCTCTGAATCACTTCCACAAGTTGCCAAAAACGATGACAATTTGAGATCCAACATCTCATTTAAAGAACATGTCATAATATTTTGTAGAAGTTTTAGGAAAGATGCAATTAGCAGCAATCTGTTACTGATGGTGGTCGCAGCAATACTGATTTCAGCAGCTAACAATTATCTGGCTGCAGTAACCTCCATGGGAGGAACTTGGCAGGACAATAACAAGGGCCTGAGATACGGCTTCCTCGTTTACAATATGGCTAACTTTTTAAGGCTTTATCCTATGATtctgttgatttttcttctAGCCTCGGTCTGAACATGAGTTAGTTGCTTGGATGGACACTAGATGTTTCTGTCATCTATTAATGAAATTGTAAATTTGATTAGCATATTAGAAATGTTATTTGTTTAATGGTACAGTACTACGCAAGATAAAGACCAAGAAACTTAATCAGGCTTAGAGTGCCGAATTCAAAAGCTTGGTTCGATTCACCTCAATTGGTCGAAATCTGTggcctcctcctcctccatggTTTTGGTGATGGTGTTTAATTTCACAGCTGTTTTTTTCCTCAGGTTAACAATTTGCTATTAACAGTTGAGAAATCAAGCaatttcagattttgttttagCTT
Protein-coding regions in this window:
- the LOC107404181 gene encoding ankyrin repeat-containing protein BDA1, yielding MDHEKLKHVAQAGDIDMLYNLIQEDPYFLDNIDASPFIDTPLHIAASCGKVEFAMEIISLKPSFVRKLNHHGFTPMHLALFNRKTDMILRFLDHETDLVRVRGREGKTVLHFVAENGEDHVHQKEKLSLLAKFLSACPSSIRDVTNRSETALHIAVKNHNLRALKLLLKGLQRSFNIHDIRNTMELKDGEGNNVLHIATAAKQPRVVKLLLESKIDVNARNSKGLTALDISDPHNREVRESLLHSRALSSESLPQVAKNDDNLRSNISFKEHVIIFCRSFRKDAISSNLLLMVVAAILISAANNYLAAVTSMGGTWQDNNKGLRYGFLVYNMANFLRLYPMILLIFLLASV